One genomic segment of Ipomoea triloba cultivar NCNSP0323 chromosome 9, ASM357664v1 includes these proteins:
- the LOC116029266 gene encoding zinc finger CCCH domain-containing protein 30 → MITLDNSLATIMNINHLTVETEDTFSSLLELAANNDIEGVKRWIDSDPSSMNEVGQWYGRQKGSKQMVLERRTPLMVAATYGSIDVLKLILSLPEIDVNRSCGRDKATALHCAASGGSRNALDAIKLLLEAGADPKLADANGQHPRDVLAVSPKFLATKLCLENLLRCDSFVEQKLSVLTTNSNSNSPPLSPSSGNQSPSSASDSTSSPKSEKFNQLNASSTSEKKEYPIDPSLPDIKNSIYSTDEFRMFSFKIRPCSRAYSHDWTECPFVHPGENARRRDPRKYHYSCVPCPDFRKGACRRGDMCEYAHGVFECWLHPAQYRTRLCKDGTKCNRRVCFFAHTQEELRPLYVSTGSAVPSPRSNTSAANAMDFAAAMGLIPGSPSSVSVMSPSPFTPPMSPSNNGLSNMGWPQQNVPTLHLPGSNLQSSRLRSSLHARDIPTEELSNLPDFDVQQKQLLNELANSLNRSARSKTLAPSNLDDLFSAESSSSGYSDQALAQACFSPTHKSAVLNQFQQQQSMLSPINTNFSPKSTDNSLLQASFGVQSSGRMSPRIMDPISPLSSRVSLLAQREKQQQFRSLSSRDLGSNASGPIDFSSDTWSKWGPSEGKPDWAVKSEEFGKLRRSSSFELANNGEEPDLSWVQSLVKESPQEMKDKSTPHMSTIAGFGATSAEGSSSNSQMDQIDQSTLNAWLEQMHLDQLMAHLGPS, encoded by the exons ATGATCACCCTTGATAATAGTTTAGCCACCATCATGAACATAAATCATTTGACGGTCGAAACTGAGGATACGTTTTCAAGTTTGCTTGAACTTGCTGCCAACAATGACATAGAAGGCGTTAAGAGATGGATTGACAGTGATCCGTCTAGTATGAATGAAGTTGGACAGTGGTATGGGCGGCAAAAGGGCTCGAAGCAAATGGTTCTAGAGCGTAGAACTCCTTTGATGGTTGCTGCAACTTATGGCAGCATTGATGTTCTAAAACTGATCCTTTCTTTACCTGAAATTGATGTGAACCGGTCCTGTGGTCGAGATAAGGCCACTGCTCTTCACTGTGCTGCGTCTGGTGGATCTCGGAATGCTTTGGATGCTATCAAACTGCTTTTGGAGGCGGGTGCTGACCCGAAGTTGGCAGATGCTAATGGCCAACATCCTCGTGATGTTCTTGCTGTCTCTCCGAAATTTCTGGCAACGAAATTGTGCCTTGAGAACTTGCTCAGATGTGATTCTTTTGTGGAGCAGAAGCTAAGCGTGCTAACGACCAATTCGAACTCGAATTCTCCACCTCTGTCGCCTTCTTCTGGGAACCAATCTCCATCATCAGCTTCGGACTCGACTTCGTCACCGAAGAGCGAGAAGTTCAATCAGCTCAATGCTTCCTCCACATCGGAGAAGAAAGAATACCCAATTGACCCTTCGTTGCCCGACATCAAGAACAGCATCTATTCAACAGACGAGTTCAGGATGTTCTCGTTCAAGATCCGGCCTTGCTCTCGTGCATATTCCCACGATTGGACCGAATGTCCATTCGTGCACCCAGGCGAAAATGCTCGACGGAGGGACCCAAGAAAATACCACTACAGCTGTGTGCCATGCCCCGATTTTCGCAAGGGAGCTTGCAGAAGGGGGGACATGTGTGAATACGCCCATGGTGTTTTTGAATGTTGGCTGCACCCTGCTCAATATAGGACTCGACTTTGCAAAGATGGTACAAAGTGCAACCGAAGAGTTTGTTTCTTTGCCCACACACAAGAGGAACTCAGGCCCTTGTATGTCTCTACTGGATCTGCTGTTCCATCGCCCCGCTCAAATACCTCAGCTGCCAATGCTATGGATTTTGCTGCAGCCATGGGACTAATACCGGGCTCTCCTTCCTCTGTCTCCGTCATGTCTCCATCGCCATTCACTCCACCCATGTCTCCATCCAACAATGGCCTTTCAAACATGGGTTGGCCCCAACAAAATGTCCCTACGTTGCACCTTCCCGGGAGCAATCTCCAGTCAAGTCGCTTGCGATCCTCATTGCACGCACGAGACATCCCTACTGAAGAACTGAGTAACTTGCCAGATTTTGATGTCCAACAAAAGCAGCTCCTAAATGAACTTGCTAATTCTTTGAACCGATCAGCTCGTTCAAAAACCTTAGCACCTTCCAATCTTGACGATCTTTTCTCTGCTGAGAGTTCATCTTCTGGATACTCTGATCAAGCATTGGCTCAGGCTTGTTTTTCTCCTACCCATAAATCAGCGGTTCTCAACCAGTTCCAACAGCAGCAGAGCATGTTATCTCCGATCAACACAAACTTTTCCCCAAAAAGTACAGATAACTCGCTTTTGCAGGCATCTTTTGGAGTTCAATCTTCAGGGAGAATGTCTCCTCGAATTATGGACCCTATCTCACCATTGAGTTCCCGTGTCTCACTACTTGCTCAGCGTGAGAAGCAACAGCAATTTAGGAGCCTCAGTTCACGTGACCTTGGCTCCAATGCTTCTGGTCCTATTGATTTTTCTTCAGATACTTGGTCAAAATGGGGGCCTTCTGAAGGAAAGCCTGATTGGGCAGTCAAGTCCGAGGAATTTGGTAAGCTTAGGAGATCATCATCATTTGAGCTAGCAAACAATGGAGAGGAGCCTGATCTTTCGTGGGTTCAGTCTCTTGTCAAAGAATCTCCACAAGAAATGAAAGATAAATCAACTCCACACATGTCAACCATTGCAGGATTTGGTGCAACTTCAGCTGAGGGATCATCATCAAATTCCCAGATGGATCAAATCGATCAATCTACATTGAATGCATGGCTGGAGCAGATGCATCTCGATCAGTTGATGGCTCA TTTGGGACCTAGCTAG
- the LOC116028727 gene encoding putative pentatricopeptide repeat-containing protein At5g52630 yields the protein MSQPLLQDSLDPPPPFPCIRFSKPHNPLIDHSFEQNCRTTCSLLLSQTRSRLLPKGLALHAHIIKSGISAVPLVCHHLINFYSKLQCPVESTVVFREAPVKSPTTWSSVISSLAQNEAPCLALRYFREMIRFGVRPDDHTFPCATKSSAMLSDYNVGGMVHCFSVKTGFDSDVFVGSSLVDMYAKCGKIDVARKVFDEMPERNVVSWSGMICGYALIGENDEALRLFKEAVVEDLDVNDFTYSSVIRVCGSSTLLELGKQIHGLCLKTSYDSSSFVGSSLISLYSKCGLVEGAYQVFDEVPVKNLGMWNAMCIACAQHGHTKKVFDLFTQIERAGLKPNFITFLCVLYACSHAGLVQEGKHYFGLMKDYGIEPGDQHYASFVDCLGRAGKLQEALKVVEEMPMQPTESVWGALLIGCRIHRNTELAAYVADRVFELGLVSPGLHVLLSNTYAAAGRYEDAAKARKMLREQGVRKETGLSWVEEGNRVHTFATGDRRHAKYKEIYQKLEELGDEMERAGYVADTNFVLQQVGDQERSEAIRYHSERIAIAFALITFPPERPIRVMKNLRVCGDCHNAIKFMSKCTGRIIIVRDNNRFHRFENGKCTCGDYW from the coding sequence ATGAGCCAACCACTTCTCCAAGACTCTCTCGACCCGCCTCCACCATTTCCTTGCATACGCTTCTCAAAACCCCACAACCCTCTAATCGATCACAGCTTCGAGCAGAACTGCAGAACCACATGCTCTCTCCTCCTCTCCCAAACCCGCTCGAGGCTCCTTCCTAAAGGCCTGGCCTTGCATGCGCACATCATCAAGTCCGGAATCAGTGCAGTTCCGCTCGTCTGTCACCACCTCATTAACTTCTACTCCAAGCTCCAGTGCCCAGTTGAGTCCACGGTCGTCTTTCGCGAAGCGCCGGTGAAGTCACCCACCACGTGGAGCTCCGTTATCTCTTCGCTGGCCCAGAACGAGGCCCCATGCTTAGCTCTTCGGTATTTTCGCGAAATGATACGTTTTGGTGTCAGACCTGACGATCATACTTTCCCGTGTGCTACGAAATCTTCCGCCATGCTTTCGGATTATAATGTCGGGGGAATGGTGCATTGCTTTTCTGTGAAGACAGGGTTTGATTCGGATGTGTTTGTTGGGAGTTCTCTGGTGGATATGTACGCTAAGTGCGGGAAGATAGATGTAGCTCggaaggtgttcgatgaaatgcctgaGAGGAATGTGGTTTCTTGGAGTGGGATGATATGTGGGTATGCACTGATAGGCGAGAATGATGAGGCTTTGAGGCTTTTCAAGGAAGCGGTAGTGGAAGATTTGGATGTCAATGATTTCACATATTCAAGTGTGATTAGAGTATGTGGTAGTTCCACTCTGCTTGAGTTAGGGAAGCAGATACATGGGTTGTGCTTGAAAACAAGCTATGATTCATCGAGTTTTGTGGGAAGCTCGTTAATATCTTTGTACTCTAAGTGTGGACTTGTAGAAGGTGCTTATCAAGTTTTTGATGAGGTGCCGGTCAAGAATTTGGGTATGTGGAATGCAATGTGTATAGCCTGTGCTCAACACGGGCACACCAAGAAGGTTTTCGACTTGTTCACACAGATTGAAAGAGCTGGGCTGAAGccaaattttattacatttttgtgtGTGCTCTATGCTTGTAGCCATGCAGGGCTAGTTCAAGAAGGGAAACACTATTTTGGGTTGATGAAAGATTATGGGATTGAGCCAGGCGATCAGCATTATGCTTCGTTCGTGGACTGTCTTGGCCGAGCTGGAAAATTACAAGAGGCTTTAAAAGTTGTTGAAGAAATGCCCATGCAACCTACAGAATCTGTTTGGGGAGCATTATTGATTGGCTGTCGCATTCATCGCAACACTGAATTGGCAGCTTATGTGGCTGATAGGGTTTTTGAGTTAGGTCTCGTGAGCCCAGGCCTACATGTGCTATTATCCAATACTTATGCGGCTGCTGGTAGATATGAAGATGCAGCCAAAGCTAGGAAGATGCTGAGGGAACAAGGGGTGAGAAAGGAAACAGGTTTGAGTTGGGTTGAAGAGGGGAATAGGGTGCACACATTTGCTACTGGTGATAGGCGCCATGCGAAATATAAGGAGATTTACCAAAAGTTGGAAGAATTAGGGGATGAAATGGAGAGAGCTGGTTATGTTGCAGATACAAATTTTGTGTTGCAACAAGTGGGTGACCAAGAGAGGAGCGAGGCGATCAGGTATCACAGTGAAAGAATAGCCATTGCTTTTGCACTCATCACATTTCCACCTGAAAGGCCAATTAGAGTTATGAAAAACTTGCGGGTTTGTGGCGATTGTCACAATGCTATAAAGTTTATGTCCAAGTGCACAGGAAGAATAATCATTGTGAGAGATAATAATCGATTTCATCGATTTGAGAACGGCAAATGCACGTGTGGCGACTATTGGTGA